DNA sequence from the Desulfobulbaceae bacterium genome:
TAAGGATGAACTCACACGCAACAGCTAAAGCAATAACACTTATTGTTGCAATTAAAGGGGTGTTCATATGTTTTCCATTAATTTTTTTTAAGCGGCACTATGCACGGTTCAGAGTGGCATTCATTAACTTCAATAGTGATGTGTGAAAGCATATTCACTTCTGCCAGCAGAGATTTATAGTGCTGGGCAGGTTTTGGGTAGTGCGTCACAAGAGAGATAATGGCCGCACAATCAATCGGGCCTACTTTCCAAACGTGAATATCAGAAATTCGATTGTCATCAACTTTTTCGATCCTCTCTTGAATTTCTTTTACAGTTTCCAGCTCGACATTCTTGTCTAGCAGAATTGAACTTGTATCTTTTAAAAGACCATAGGACCATCGTGTAATAACCAGAGCCCCTACGATCCCCATTAAGGGATCAAGCCAGTTCCACCCTAAATACTTGCCAAAGAATAAAGCAAATATTGCCAGTAAGGACGTAAGCGCATCTGCTAAAACATGCAGGTAGGCTCCTCTGAGATTGTGATCATGGTGGTGATGCCCATGATCGTGGTCCTGTTCATGGGTATGGTTTCCATGAAGAAGGAAGGCGCAGAATATGTTAACCAGAAGACCTAAAACGGCTACGCCAATCGCTTCGTTAAAATGAATTTCTAAGGGTTGAAAGAAGCGCAATATCGATTCCGCACCAATAATCAAAGCTACAACAGCCAAAGCGACAGCACTTGAGTATCCGCCGAGTATACTTACTTTACCTGTGCCGAAAGAAAACTCTTTGTTTTCAGAATGACGCCTGGAATATTGATAAGCAAAAATTGTAATGGCAAAGGCAGCAGCATGGGTACCCATGTGCCACCCATCGGCCAAGAGCGCCATTGAACCATATACTGACCCTGCGATGATTTCTGCAACCATCGTAATGGCGGTAATCGCCAGGACCTGTTTTGTCCGAGATTCACCCTTTTTATGTATCAGAGCAAAGTCGTGGGAATGTTGCCACTTATCTAGATAATGAATATGCATTACAACTCCTTCAATCATTTTGGCAAACGACATAGATTATGTATTCTATGTGAGTGCGGCCCTATGGTCAGAAATCCCGCCCAGGAGAATAAAAAGATTCAAGAACGGAATTTCTGAACATACGAGGTTGTTGTTGATACTACCCTAATCAAAAAATGCTAAATCTATTGGCCTAAAAAGTTAGCGGTAATAAATTCTCCAGCCAAGGTAAGAAAAACATAAAGCGTCTGCTTTTTGGTATCTTCTTCCTTCGGGTTAGTAAAAGCAACTACCCACTCATCACTATATTGAAACTTTTCCTTTTTTGCTCCAGATGGTTTTATGTTTGCCCAGGAGTTACCAAGTTGGCCATTTTGTACCAAACTGTTAAAGGCCTCAGTCGCATTTTGCAGGGCAACATCCTTGGTGACGGGATTAGCTGGCACATGACCGCCACCGTGAGAATAGGCCGCTGTGGCAAAAGTTGTTAGAAAGGCTACAAGGGTCAAAAAACTAATAAAAAATCTACGCATGATCTTCTCCTATTCAAAGGCAAATGGTTTGTGAGAGTTTCGTTGTTTCTGAATGAGTTCTTGTTCCATCTTTTGGTGCTCATGATAGTGATTGTCAGAACTAAAACTAAAATCATCGGGGCTGGAGTTGTGACTGTATCCGTGCATCTGCATTATAAACAAAAATGCCCCAGCAGCAATTAAACCACCATTTGAGATGGCACTAAACTGAGTGAAAGACTTTGACATTCTCCACCCAGAGAGGATTAGAAGCATAATAGCCAGCGCTATGACTTGGCCAATTTCTACTCCGACATTAAAAGATAGTATTCGCATGATTAAACCGCT
Encoded proteins:
- the dmeF gene encoding CDF family Co(II)/Ni(II) efflux transporter DmeF; protein product: MHIHYLDKWQHSHDFALIHKKGESRTKQVLAITAITMVAEIIAGSVYGSMALLADGWHMGTHAAAFAITIFAYQYSRRHSENKEFSFGTGKVSILGGYSSAVALAVVALIIGAESILRFFQPLEIHFNEAIGVAVLGLLVNIFCAFLLHGNHTHEQDHDHGHHHHDHNLRGAYLHVLADALTSLLAIFALFFGKYLGWNWLDPLMGIVGALVITRWSYGLLKDTSSILLDKNVELETVKEIQERIEKVDDNRISDIHVWKVGPIDCAAIISLVTHYPKPAQHYKSLLAEVNMLSHITIEVNECHSEPCIVPLKKN